DNA sequence from the Streptomyces cinnabarinus genome:
CCGGCGACGCGGCGGCCCGCCTCAGCACCTGCGTGTCCGTCTGCGAGGACTACGCGGAACGCGTCTTCGCGGCCCTGCACGGCACACCGGAGGACGACCGATGACCACCTCCGGAACCACGGCCCAGGCGGCGCCGGCCCGCACCATGTGGCCCCTGTACGCGGCCGGGTTCACAACCGCCTTCGGCGCGCACGGCATCGCCGCGAACCTCGGCGGCTTCTCCGAGGACGCCGTCACCTCGCTGCTCGTCCTCGGCGGACTCCTCGCCCTCTACGACGGCGCCGAGGTCGTCCTCAAGCCGGTCTTCGGCACCCTCGCCGACCGGATCGGCGCCAAGCCGGTCCTCCTTGGCGGCCTGGTCGCCTTCGCCCTCGCCTCGGCGCTGTACGCCGTGGCCGACAGCCCCGGCTGGCTCTGGGCCGCGCGCCTCGGCCAGGGCGCCGCCGCCTCGGCCTTCTCCCCGTCCGCCTCCGCGCTGGTGGCCCGCCTCAACCCGTCGGCCAAGCGTGGCCGGGCCTTCGGCAGCTACGGCTTCTACAAGTCCATCGGCTACACCCTCGGCCCCCTCCTGGGCGGGCTGCTGGTGTGGGCCGGGGGGCTGCGTCTGCTGTTCACGGTGCTCGCGATGCTGGGCGCGGCGGTGGCGCTGTGGGCCGCGGTGGCGGTGCCGGTGGTGCCGCCGCTGCCGAAGCGGCGCCAGACGCTGGTGGACCTCGGCCGCCGCCTGGCCGACCCCGTCTTCCTCGGCCCCACCGCCGCCCTCGCCGCGGCGACCGCCGCCCTCTCCGTCGGTGTCGGCTTCCTGCCGGTCTCCGGTGCCGCGGCCGGACTCGGCACCATCGCCACGGGAGCGGCCGTCTCGGCCCTGGCGGCGACGGCGGCCGTGGTCCAGCCGTACGCCGGACGCGCCCTGGACAACGGCAGGCTGACCACCCGCAAGGGCCTGGCCACCGGTCTGGCGATCACGGCGGCGGGTCTGGCCTGCGCCACGCTGCCCGGCCTGACCGGCGTACTGCTGTCCGCCACCCTGATCGGCGCCGGCACCGGCCTGATCACGCCCCTCGGCTTCGCGGCCCTCGCCACCAGCACTCCTGAGGAACGCATGGGCCAGACCATGGGCGCCGCCGAACTGGGCCGCGAACTCGGTGATGCCGGAGGCCCCCTCCTGGTCGCCGGAGTCGCCACGGTCACGACCCTGACCTACGGCTTCGCGGCCCTGGCGCTCATCGCCGCGGCCGGCGCCGCCCTGGCGATCGTGCGCCGGGACGGCGCGCCGGTGGGAGCGAAGCCGAAGAACTGAGGCGCAACCACCCGCCCGCGCGGCACTGTGACGGACCGTCACACGGACGGCTGCCAGCCCAGTTCCGGGCCCAGCTTCGTGGCGATGTCCGAGAGGATCTGGACGTAGTCCTCGTGGTCGAAGGTGAAGGGGAGGGCGAACGCGACCTCGTCCACCTCACGGAACGCGGCATGGTTCCGGAGCCGGTCCGCTATCTCCGCGCTCGTGCCGACGATGTCCGGGGCGAACATCAGACGGGCCGGCCGGACCCTGCGGGGAGAGCGTGCGGGGGGTGCGCTTGAGGGCGTACTCCTCGTACTTGGCGCGCTGTTCCGGCGTCGCCGAGTCGGTGGGGACGACCACCAGGCCCTGCGAGACCCGCGCCTTCTCGCCGTCCGGGTGCGCCGCGCGGAAGGCCCGGATGTGGGAGAGCTGGATGTCCGCGAAGTCCGTCGGCTCCTCCGCTCCTTCCGCCTTCACCACGCTGCTCGTCAGGAGGTTCATGCCGTGCTCGCCCGCCCAGCGGGCCGAGCCGAGGCTGCCGCCGCCGTACCACAGGCGGCTGCCGAGGCCGGGGGAGTGCGGCTGGACGCGGTCGGAGAACACCTCGAACCCCTCGGTCCCGGCGAAGTCCGTGGCCGCTTCCCCGCGCACGAAGTCCAGCAGGCGGCGCACCCGTTCGTACCCGAAGTCCTCCTCGGCCGCCGTGTCGGGATAGAGCGCCTCCTTGACGCGGTCGTAGTGCATCGGCGGGCTCACGCTCACGCCCGGGTTGAGGCGGCCGCCCGACAGGATGTCGACCGTGGCCAGGTCCTCGGCCAGGCGAAGCGGGTTCTCCCAGCCGAGCGGGATGACCGCGGTGCCGAGCTCGATCCGGCGCGTGCGCTGCGTGGCCGCCGCCAGCAGGGCGACGGGGGAGGAGATGCCGTACTGGAGGTGCCGGTGGCGGACCCAGGCGCTGTCGAAGCCGAGCTGCTCGCCCAGCTGGATGAGGCCGAGCGTGGACTCATGGCCGATGCGTGGATCGCTCGCGTCGAACAGCCCTATGGTCAGGAAGCCCAGCCTGCGCAGCGGACGTGAGATCGACGGCATCCGGATCCTCCGAGGTTCAAACAGTGCACCGTCCGTGCCAACCGCGCCCGGGGCCGGGGTGTTCCGTTCAGACCAGGGGAATCGTCACCTCGTCCTCCACCGGCGGCTCGATCTCCTGAGCCCGGTTTCCCGTCGCGGCGTGACAGCGCAGCCGGATCGACTCGGGGGAGACGTCCACCCGCAGGAAGCACTTGAAGAACGGCGGGCTGTACGTCGCCGAGCTGGGGGAGAACAGGGAGGTGTAGATCTTGCGTACCGGGAGGCGGAAGTGGGCGGTGCGGTCCGGGCGGCGGCCCGCACCCAGCAGTCTCGCCACCAGGCGGGTACGGCCGGTGATGCGGGCGGTCGTCTGCTGGGCCCTGGTCAGCGGGATGCCCAGCCGCTCGGCGACCACCCCCGCCGCCTCGTCCTCGGTGAGCGTGAAGAAGCGGCGCAGGCGCAGGCGGCGGCCGTAGACCTTGCTGTAGAAGGAGAGGGAGTCGCCGCGCAGCGGGTAGCAGCGGAAGTCCTGTTCCGTCACGTTCGCCACATCGACCCGGGGGATGGTGTGCGTGGCGTGCATGAACGCGCCCCCGCCGCCCGAGACGACGTACTGGATCGTGCGGTCGCCCACCTTCACCGGGTAGCGCTGGTAGTTGTGGATGTCGCCGCCGATCGCCGCCACATAGCGGTGCGCCGGATCGCGGACGATGTCGTCGACCGTGCCGCCGCCCTCGATCTCGCACGGGTGGTGCACGCCGTCCGCGTACAGGGGCGAGCCCGTGATCAGGATCTTCGGCCGGGGGTCGCGCGAGACCTCGCGCAGCCAGGCGCCCTGCTCGGCGTCGAGGGTGCCGAGCAGGCCCGTGTCGATGCCGACGATGCGCACCGGCCCCGCATCGACGGCCCAGTACGGGCCCGGCTGCACCGCCTGTTGGGCCGGGGCGGAGCGCAACTTCCGGG
Encoded proteins:
- a CDS encoding MFS transporter, which translates into the protein MTTSGTTAQAAPARTMWPLYAAGFTTAFGAHGIAANLGGFSEDAVTSLLVLGGLLALYDGAEVVLKPVFGTLADRIGAKPVLLGGLVAFALASALYAVADSPGWLWAARLGQGAAASAFSPSASALVARLNPSAKRGRAFGSYGFYKSIGYTLGPLLGGLLVWAGGLRLLFTVLAMLGAAVALWAAVAVPVVPPLPKRRQTLVDLGRRLADPVFLGPTAALAAATAALSVGVGFLPVSGAAAGLGTIATGAAVSALAATAAVVQPYAGRALDNGRLTTRKGLATGLAITAAGLACATLPGLTGVLLSATLIGAGTGLITPLGFAALATSTPEERMGQTMGAAELGRELGDAGGPLLVAGVATVTTLTYGFAALALIAAAGAALAIVRRDGAPVGAKPKN
- a CDS encoding metallophosphoesterase family protein; this translates as MSDSSRDTAEGAGWGTAERGTYRRLMTTEVPKTSWLDPRLLWAARNGVLASWLGDPTGRTRGRWVAQRAAAGAPADKVIRRTEPDRFSFLVIGDTGEGDEPQYAVVPGLLEAGRDTSFAVLVSDVIYPVGSADDYDTKFFRPYRDYPAPIYAVPGNHDWYEDLGAFMRVFCGDAPPLEPEPRPRPLTRARLRALLWHQPRRGDGQHLDEARKLRSAPAQQAVQPGPYWAVDAGPVRIVGIDTGLLGTLDAEQGAWLREVSRDPRPKILITGSPLYADGVHHPCEIEGGGTVDDIVRDPAHRYVAAIGGDIHNYQRYPVKVGDRTIQYVVSGGGGAFMHATHTIPRVDVANVTEQDFRCYPLRGDSLSFYSKVYGRRLRLRRFFTLTEDEAAGVVAERLGIPLTRAQQTTARITGRTRLVARLLGAGRRPDRTAHFRLPVRKIYTSLFSPSSATYSPPFFKCFLRVDVSPESIRLRCHAATGNRAQEIEPPVEDEVTIPLV